Proteins encoded together in one Coffea arabica cultivar ET-39 chromosome 2c, Coffea Arabica ET-39 HiFi, whole genome shotgun sequence window:
- the LOC113725434 gene encoding protein phosphatase 2C 37, which translates to MAGMRCGVNIGGETETAKPVEPSSQSARRRRMEIHQFRFVASDVAVAPSQVENGRKRQKVEAVGPASPSRMCDNAVDQNSKEDDLDESKVAGNKEMKCLQSAGPANSVSSSSSTSTVDQAAAGLPAEVPKFGMTSVCGRRRDMEDAVAIHPCFSQGNSATPSNLHFYGVYDGHGCSHVATKCKERMHEIVKDELENGDCSWREMLTRSFSRMDKEISDWCSAVGVSTSPCRCELRTPQCDAVGSTAVVAVVTPDKIIVSNCGDSRAVLCRNGSDIPLSVDHKPDRPDELERIQEAGGRVIYWDGARVLGVLAMSRAIGDNYLKPYVISEPEVTIIDRSGEDDCLILATDGLWDVVSNDTACGVARMCLQSGMPPSPVRSPGSDATLNSAGESSDKACSDASILLTKLALARRSTDNVSVVVVDLRRDL; encoded by the exons ATGGCTGGGATGCGTTGCGGAGTTAACATTGGAGGCGAGACTGAAACAGCTAAACCAGTCGAGCCTAGTTCTCAGTCGGCTAGGCGGAGGAGGATGGAAATTCATCAATTCAGATTTGTAGCTTCGGATGTAGCGGTTGCTCCTTCCCAAGTTGAGAACGGAAGGAAGAGACAAAAGGTTGAGGCAGTTGGCCCGGCTTCTCCGTCTCGGATGTGCGACAACGCGGTTGATCAGAACTCCAAGGAGGATGATCTGGACGAGAGTAAAGTGGCTGGGAACAAAGAGATGAAGTGTTTGCAATCTGCAGGGCCAGCTAATTCAGTGTCGTCGTCGTCGTCTACATCTACCGTCGATCAGGCGGCTGCTGGGCTGCCGGCGGAGGTGCCTAAATTTGGGATGACCTCTGTTTGCGGGAGGAGAAGGGACATGGAAGATGCAGTTGCAATTCACCCTTGCTTTTCCCAAGGAAATTCTGCGACTCCATCTAATTTGCATTTCTACGGGGTCTATGATGGTCACGGATGCTCCCAT GTAGCCACGAAGTGCAAGGAAAGAATGCATGAGATTGTGAAAGATGAATTGGAAAACGGGGATTGTTCCTGGAGGGAAATGTTGACCCGGAGCTTCTCTCGCATGGACAAGGAGATCTCCGACTGGTGCAGTGCAGTTGGGGTGTCCACCTCTCCTTGCCGCTGCGAGCTACGGACTCCTCAATGCGACGCCGTGGGATCCACTGCTGTTGTCGCCGTCGTCACCCCCGACAAAATCATCGTCTCCAACTGTGGTGACTCGCGCGCCGTCCTTTGCCGAAACGGCTCTGATATCCCTCTTTCCGTCGATCACAAG CCCGATAGGCCTGACGAATTGGAGCGGATCCAAGAAGCTGGCGGGCGGGTTATATACTGGGACGGGGCAAGAGTTCTTGGAGTCTTAGCAATGTCCCGAGCAATTGGCGACAATTACTTGAAACCCTATGTGATTTCCGAACCGGAGGTGACGATAATCGATCGAAGTGGCGAGGATGATTGCTTGATCCTAGCCACTGACGGATTATGGGATGTGGTATCCAATGACACAGCTTGTGGGGTTGCAAGAATGTGCTTACAGTCTGGGATGCCTCCCTCGCCGGTACGGTCACCAGGGAGTGATGCGACCCTCAATTCCGCCGGAGAAAGCTCCGACAAGGCTTGTTCCGATGCATCAATTCTGTTGACTAAACTGGCCTTGGCCAGGCGCAGCACTGATAATGTCAGTGTAGtcgtggttgatttgagaaGAGATCTATAG